The following proteins are co-located in the Candidatus Nitrotoga sp. AM1P genome:
- a CDS encoding IS110 family transposase, with the protein MDVAKAKLDCCLLLDEASGKRKTKIVKNTQSGIIDLLAWVAKQNVSPKALHIVMEATGIYHEQAAMALADAGVMVSIINPAQIKDFGRGLAVRTKTDGVDSVVLARYGALLKPKAWVPPPQEARVLQALLVRREAIAQDLQRERNRQEKAHATDTPALIHKSLKESIGFLVKQLAQLQKDIDEHIDQHSNLQKDRALLQSIPAIGPQVGSNILSVMHNHDFGSAEQLAAYLGLVPVERQSGSSVLGRARMSKAGSARIRAVLYMAAVVGTRYNPHVKAIYERLLARGKSKMSSLGAAMRKLVHLCFGVLKTQQPYQHDYLKNA; encoded by the coding sequence ATGGATGTGGCAAAAGCCAAATTGGATTGTTGCCTGTTGTTGGATGAAGCCAGTGGCAAGCGCAAGACCAAAATAGTGAAAAACACCCAGTCAGGCATTATTGATTTGCTGGCTTGGGTTGCCAAACAAAACGTTTCCCCAAAAGCATTGCATATCGTCATGGAAGCCACCGGCATCTATCACGAACAAGCTGCCATGGCACTCGCGGATGCTGGCGTGATGGTATCCATCATCAATCCGGCGCAGATTAAAGATTTTGGCCGTGGGCTGGCCGTGCGCACCAAGACCGATGGCGTGGACAGCGTTGTGCTGGCCCGTTATGGCGCATTACTCAAACCCAAAGCTTGGGTGCCGCCCCCTCAGGAAGCGCGGGTACTGCAAGCGTTGTTAGTACGTCGTGAAGCCATTGCCCAGGATTTACAACGCGAGCGCAATCGCCAGGAGAAAGCCCATGCCACAGACACGCCAGCGCTGATTCATAAATCACTTAAAGAGAGCATTGGGTTTCTGGTCAAGCAGTTAGCCCAGCTACAAAAGGATATTGACGAACATATCGACCAGCATTCGAATCTTCAGAAAGATAGGGCATTGCTCCAGAGTATTCCAGCAATTGGCCCGCAGGTGGGGAGCAATATACTCTCTGTGATGCACAACCATGATTTTGGTTCGGCGGAACAGTTGGCGGCTTATCTGGGACTCGTTCCGGTGGAACGACAGTCGGGTAGTTCGGTGCTGGGACGCGCGCGAATGTCCAAGGCCGGCTCCGCCAGAATACGCGCCGTGCTCTATATGGCTGCCGTCGTGGGGACACGCTACAACCCACACGTCAAAGCTATTTATGAACGCCTGCTTGCCCGAGGCAAGTCCAAGATGTCCTCACTCGGTGCCGCAATGCGCAAGCTGGTGCATTTGTGTTTTGGCGTACTCAAAACTCAACAGCCGTATCAACACGATTATTTGAAAAATGCTTGA
- a CDS encoding tetratricopeptide repeat protein — protein MPARLPETHFGVLLWLMLAVSICYANALNGTFQFDDYNVIVNNPSVHSWAGWAEGLSIGIRPLLKFSYTLNWTMGTGVIGFHLTNLLIHLTNAYLIYRLAQAFVQQQFQQDKLWQVPIFVALLFAAHPIYTEAVTYICGRSTSLMTLFYLAGLLAYISGRTQQNSVKVYGLTPLLFVIALGVKETAVTFPLALLLWEYACGGKWKRALTPQWPSWLVLILGALIFLFSDSYLSHMERSAQLNSLQGNIANQIAAFSYLMRQWALPLWLNIDPDLLLQNDFSAILLPLVFFLALFVIMVACWRERPWISFALAWVMLQLIPLHLFLPRIDIANDRQMYLVGWPLSLALCIELRLWTDGTRTQACVALLLLGLASLTVLRNQDYASEIRLWEDTAIKSPGKARVHNNLGYAYMLARRHDEARREFTTVLQLDPSFYKARYNLYRLDDEASLR, from the coding sequence ATGCCCGCGCGGCTCCCTGAAACGCACTTCGGCGTATTGCTGTGGCTCATGCTGGCAGTATCAATCTGCTACGCGAATGCACTTAACGGTACATTTCAGTTTGATGACTACAACGTCATCGTCAACAATCCGAGCGTACACTCCTGGGCAGGCTGGGCAGAAGGCTTATCCATCGGCATCCGCCCCCTGCTCAAGTTCAGCTACACGCTCAACTGGACAATGGGCACGGGTGTGATCGGTTTTCATCTCACCAACCTGCTGATCCATCTGACAAATGCTTACCTGATCTACAGGTTAGCGCAGGCCTTTGTGCAGCAACAATTTCAGCAGGATAAGCTCTGGCAAGTTCCCATTTTTGTCGCATTGCTGTTCGCCGCTCACCCCATTTATACCGAGGCCGTCACCTACATATGCGGTCGTTCCACCTCATTGATGACGCTGTTCTATCTGGCAGGGTTGCTCGCTTACATTAGCGGTCGCACGCAGCAAAACAGCGTCAAAGTGTATGGGTTGACTCCGCTGCTCTTCGTCATTGCCTTGGGTGTTAAAGAAACCGCCGTGACGTTTCCGCTAGCGTTGTTGTTGTGGGAATATGCTTGTGGCGGTAAATGGAAACGTGCCCTGACGCCGCAATGGCCGAGCTGGCTGGTACTGATTCTGGGCGCACTGATATTTCTGTTCAGCGACAGCTACCTGTCGCATATGGAACGCAGTGCCCAGCTCAATTCTTTGCAAGGCAACATAGCAAATCAAATTGCTGCCTTTTCCTATCTGATGCGGCAATGGGCTTTACCGTTATGGCTGAACATTGATCCGGACCTGTTGCTGCAAAACGATTTTTCCGCCATTTTGCTGCCACTGGTCTTCTTCCTTGCGTTATTCGTGATCATGGTAGCCTGCTGGCGTGAACGCCCGTGGATCAGTTTCGCCTTGGCGTGGGTGATGTTGCAGCTAATCCCGTTGCATCTATTTCTGCCGCGTATCGATATCGCCAACGACCGTCAGATGTATCTGGTCGGATGGCCACTATCTCTTGCTTTGTGTATCGAACTGAGGTTGTGGACGGACGGAACAAGAACTCAGGCTTGCGTTGCGCTACTGCTGCTAGGTTTGGCTTCCCTTACCGTTCTGCGAAACCAGGACTATGCTAGCGAGATTCGTTTGTGGGAAGATACCGCGATAAAGTCGCCCGGCAAGGCGCGCGTACACAACAACCTCGGTTATGCGTATATGCTAGCCCGCCGCCATGATGAAGCACGGCGCGAATTCACTACTGTACTGCAACTCGATCCGAGTTTCTACAAGGCGCGTTACAACCTTTATCGGTTGGACGACGAAGCCAGCTTGCGATAG
- a CDS encoding D-alanyl-D-alanine carboxypeptidase family protein — protein MKYLVGLLLWCHIMAAQAQPDPFPQAANAYLVKVDGASIWEHRSNDRLPPASLTKLMTALLVLEQGQLQEAASVSLASTLETGSRIVFKVGERFRVQDLLAATMIASSNNACHALADHLGGSEAGFVARMNRRAKELGMRDTHFTNACGHDAIQHYSSAHDLARLVHELLKHPSLFEITSQKNLQIATLDGKKFYTLVNKNALIGRYEGAIGLKTGYTPNAGKCLVAFAKRSGHEVLLVMLHGKDRWWDAVDILDLAFDHARAAP, from the coding sequence ATGAAGTATCTGGTCGGGCTGCTACTGTGGTGCCACATCATGGCCGCACAGGCGCAGCCCGATCCTTTTCCACAGGCCGCTAACGCCTATCTCGTCAAAGTGGATGGTGCATCCATTTGGGAACATCGTTCCAATGACCGCTTGCCGCCTGCCAGCCTGACCAAGTTGATGACCGCGTTGCTGGTTCTTGAACAAGGACAGTTACAAGAAGCGGCATCGGTCAGCCTGGCATCTACACTTGAGACTGGTTCGCGTATCGTATTCAAAGTTGGCGAACGCTTCCGTGTGCAAGACCTGCTCGCCGCTACGATGATCGCGTCGTCCAATAATGCTTGCCATGCGCTGGCCGATCACTTGGGCGGAAGTGAAGCAGGCTTTGTGGCTCGAATGAATCGCCGTGCAAAAGAGCTTGGTATGCGCGACACACATTTCACCAACGCCTGCGGGCACGATGCCATCCAACACTATTCCAGCGCACATGATCTTGCGCGGTTGGTGCATGAGTTGCTTAAACACCCCTCATTGTTCGAGATTACCTCGCAAAAAAACTTGCAGATTGCCACGTTAGACGGCAAGAAGTTTTACACACTGGTAAACAAGAACGCGCTGATTGGTCGCTACGAAGGCGCAATCGGCCTCAAGACGGGTTACACACCCAATGCCGGCAAGTGTCTCGTAGCCTTTGCCAAGCGAAGTGGCCACGAGGTGCTGCTCGTGATGTTACATGGCAAAGACCGCTGGTGGGATGCTGTAGACATCCTCGATCTCGCTTTCGATCATGCCCGCGCGGCTCCCTGA
- a CDS encoding DUF3617 domain-containing protein produces the protein MNKYFTAILVMMISMLGAVAYAAPGEYWEISSKMEIPGMPFAMPATTTKVCLAKGGESDPRKTSGDKNCQMSDIKTVGNKVLWKARCDHNGEVMTGSGEQTATSNSYAGKMQLSGKSGGQDFNMNMAFSGKRIGGACDSEEMLVKAKAQMCDTSAYDSTAAWIGSADHIFSNCADQRKKLCDNVRKDASKDAQIYALLLQHDQQSKSASIAKECKLDMAATTKTICKGLNSNNYQQLSAYCPAEAKVYREEKRRKECEGRSYTGKTSAESIRSCMSGMKNVVDDNKPSEADASHDLGKPSANNPANDTPSANNPVNGMLEGVKKLKGMFGF, from the coding sequence ATGAACAAATACTTTACCGCCATTCTAGTCATGATGATCAGTATGTTGGGTGCTGTAGCATATGCCGCACCTGGTGAATACTGGGAAATCTCTTCCAAAATGGAAATTCCTGGCATGCCTTTCGCGATGCCCGCCACTACGACGAAGGTGTGCTTGGCCAAAGGCGGGGAAAGCGATCCCAGAAAGACTTCTGGCGACAAGAACTGCCAGATGTCTGACATCAAAACCGTCGGTAATAAAGTCTTGTGGAAGGCACGTTGCGACCATAACGGGGAGGTAATGACAGGCAGTGGCGAGCAAACTGCTACCTCCAACAGCTATGCAGGCAAGATGCAGCTATCAGGCAAATCAGGAGGCCAAGACTTTAACATGAACATGGCTTTCAGCGGCAAGCGCATTGGAGGAGCTTGTGATTCGGAAGAGATGCTTGTTAAAGCAAAAGCGCAAATGTGTGACACTTCAGCTTACGACAGCACGGCTGCCTGGATTGGCAGTGCTGATCACATCTTTTCCAACTGCGCCGACCAGCGCAAAAAATTGTGCGATAACGTGCGCAAGGATGCCTCCAAAGATGCGCAAATATATGCCCTGCTACTTCAGCATGATCAACAATCAAAAAGTGCTTCCATCGCTAAAGAGTGCAAGCTGGATATGGCTGCCACCACCAAGACAATTTGCAAGGGACTCAACAGCAATAATTATCAGCAGCTGTCTGCATACTGTCCGGCAGAAGCCAAGGTTTATCGCGAGGAAAAACGCCGCAAAGAATGCGAGGGCCGCAGCTACACTGGCAAGACCAGCGCTGAGAGTATTCGATCATGCATGAGCGGCATGAAAAACGTTGTGGATGACAACAAGCCAAGTGAAGCGGATGCTTCCCATGACTTGGGCAAGCCCTCTGCGAACAACCCAGCCAACGACACGCCTTCTGCAAACAACCCAGTCAATGGTATGTTGGAAGGTGTCAAAAAATTGAAGGGTATGTTTGGCTTTTAA
- a CDS encoding NAD(P)H-dependent glycerol-3-phosphate dehydrogenase — MNITILGAGAWGSALAINLSARHRVTLWACDAAQIEAMRATGYNQRYLPEIPLPQELNLTADLHAAFTSAELILVAVPIAALRATLQKIATISIPIPVIWACKGFEAGTTQLPHQVAAEILPQNFSCGVLSGPSFALEVARRLPTALILASSDGEFAKQVAQSLHHSSLRIYSSTDVMGVEVGGAVKNVLAIAAGIAEGMGYGQNARAGLITRGLAEMTRLGLKMGVRAETLSGLSGAGDLILTCTGDLSRNRQVGILLAQQQALPDILSQLGHVAEGVYTVREVHHLAQRLGVDMPICAAVYSVLYEQVPAASAVEALLNRAPNSEFNSLLPG, encoded by the coding sequence ATGAACATTACTATACTGGGTGCTGGCGCATGGGGCAGTGCGCTGGCTATCAATTTGTCTGCGCGTCATCGCGTCACATTGTGGGCGTGCGATGCGGCACAAATCGAAGCAATGCGTGCCACCGGCTACAATCAGCGTTATCTGCCGGAAATTCCATTGCCGCAGGAGCTGAACCTTACTGCTGACTTGCATGCCGCATTCACGAGTGCGGAATTAATATTGGTTGCTGTGCCCATTGCTGCACTGCGTGCCACGCTACAGAAGATCGCGACAATTTCCATACCAATCCCGGTAATCTGGGCGTGCAAGGGCTTCGAGGCGGGTACCACACAGCTGCCGCATCAAGTGGCCGCAGAAATCTTACCGCAAAATTTCTCTTGTGGCGTGCTGTCCGGGCCGAGTTTCGCTTTAGAAGTGGCGCGTAGGCTTCCCACGGCTCTGATTTTGGCATCTAGTGATGGAGAATTTGCCAAGCAGGTGGCGCAATCCTTGCATCATTCGTCCTTGCGTATCTACTCGAGCACCGATGTGATGGGTGTAGAGGTGGGTGGCGCTGTCAAGAACGTGCTGGCTATTGCCGCTGGCATCGCCGAAGGCATGGGTTATGGGCAAAATGCACGTGCCGGGTTGATTACGCGCGGCTTGGCAGAAATGACCAGACTGGGATTAAAAATGGGTGTGCGTGCGGAAACTTTGAGCGGGTTGTCTGGCGCCGGCGATTTAATTTTGACTTGCACCGGAGATTTGTCTCGTAACCGACAGGTAGGTATTTTGCTGGCACAACAGCAGGCGTTGCCGGACATCCTGAGCCAACTGGGTCACGTGGCGGAGGGAGTGTATACCGTGAGAGAAGTGCACCACCTGGCGCAACGCCTGGGTGTAGACATGCCGATTTGTGCGGCGGTTTACAGCGTACTGTATGAGCAGGTTCCGGCAGCGAGCGCGGTCGAGGCATTACTCAATCGTGCACCCAACTCCGAATTTAACTCATTGCTGCCCGGTTAA
- a CDS encoding SH3 domain-containing protein produces MKLSVTLTLFIALVTAAGSAHALDYASVAVSSAILYDAPSLKAKKIFVVNRYLPLEQVVSLDDWVKVRDSSGSLAWIEKQALNSKRYVAVMTPLATVYQSAETDAPVAFNTRQQVALEWLESSGNGWVKVRHPDGMMGYVRATEVWGD; encoded by the coding sequence ATGAAATTGTCTGTTACTTTAACCCTGTTTATTGCTTTAGTTACAGCAGCAGGTTCCGCGCATGCGCTGGACTATGCGTCTGTCGCGGTCAGTTCCGCCATTCTTTATGATGCGCCCTCGCTTAAAGCAAAAAAAATCTTTGTGGTTAACCGTTACTTGCCGTTGGAGCAGGTAGTTAGCCTGGATGATTGGGTTAAAGTACGTGACAGCTCCGGTAGTTTGGCTTGGATAGAAAAACAAGCCTTAAACAGCAAGCGCTATGTGGCAGTGATGACACCACTTGCCACGGTGTATCAGTCGGCAGAGACGGATGCACCGGTAGCGTTTAATACACGTCAGCAAGTAGCGCTGGAATGGTTGGAAAGCTCGGGCAATGGTTGGGTCAAAGTACGTCACCCGGATGGCATGATGGGCTATGTGAGGGCAACCGAAGTGTGGGGCGATTAG
- the secB gene encoding protein-export chaperone SecB gives MSEEAASEQQQPLFNIEKLYVKDLSLESPNAPSIFLERENPNIELQLNTQSHFMEEGLYEVTVTVTVTAKLPEKDKVMFLIEAKQAGIFQVRNLPPDELESVLAIICPNILYPYLREVVSNMAIHAGFTPVLLNPINFEALYQQQKQQLAQAQAATNTQH, from the coding sequence ATGAGTGAAGAAGCCGCATCCGAACAGCAACAACCCCTATTCAATATCGAGAAACTGTATGTGAAAGACCTGTCGCTGGAAAGCCCTAATGCGCCGAGTATTTTTTTGGAACGCGAAAATCCGAATATTGAGCTGCAATTAAATACTCAGAGTCATTTTATGGAAGAGGGCCTATATGAAGTAACCGTCACTGTTACAGTTACCGCCAAGCTACCGGAAAAGGACAAAGTGATGTTCCTGATCGAGGCCAAACAGGCCGGTATTTTCCAAGTGCGCAATTTGCCACCGGACGAGCTGGAGTCGGTGTTGGCGATCATCTGCCCTAATATTCTTTATCCCTATCTTCGGGAAGTGGTATCCAATATGGCGATTCACGCCGGGTTTACGCCCGTGTTGCTCAATCCGATCAATTTCGAAGCGTTGTACCAGCAGCAGAAACAGCAGCTAGCACAGGCACAGGCCGCAACGAATACCCAGCATTGA
- a CDS encoding glutaredoxin domain-containing protein — MPKVLMYCTAVCPYCVLAERLLRARGVTEIEKIRVDLQPEQRRLMMEITGCRTVPQIYIGTRLVGTYDNLVALEHSGELSQLLNS; from the coding sequence ATGCCCAAGGTATTAATGTATTGCACTGCAGTATGTCCGTATTGCGTGCTGGCCGAGCGGCTGTTGCGCGCCCGAGGTGTAACGGAAATTGAAAAAATACGTGTGGATCTGCAACCGGAGCAACGTCGGCTAATGATGGAAATTACCGGGTGTCGCACCGTGCCGCAAATTTACATAGGCACACGCCTTGTTGGTACTTACGATAACTTGGTGGCGTTGGAGCATAGTGGTGAATTAAGTCAGTTATTGAATAGTTAA
- a CDS encoding rhodanese-like domain-containing protein gives MQFMQDNIWMILVAVSSGLMLLWSFIGNSIRGVKEVSSAAALQLINYKNALVLDVREAAEFNAGHVLNAKQIPFGKLDESIGELERYRTQPIVVMDSSGLRSSAACVLLNKHGFELAYNLVGGVSAWQKAGLPLKK, from the coding sequence ATGCAGTTCATGCAAGATAATATCTGGATGATTTTAGTGGCGGTAAGTAGCGGATTGATGTTGCTATGGTCGTTTATTGGCAACAGCATACGTGGAGTAAAAGAAGTCAGCAGTGCTGCCGCTCTGCAACTGATCAACTACAAGAATGCATTAGTTCTGGACGTGCGCGAAGCGGCAGAATTTAATGCCGGGCATGTCCTGAATGCGAAACAAATTCCGTTTGGCAAGCTTGATGAGAGCATTGGAGAATTAGAACGCTATCGTACGCAACCCATCGTAGTGATGGACAGCAGTGGTCTACGCTCATCTGCAGCATGTGTGCTGCTAAACAAGCATGGATTTGAGTTGGCGTATAATTTGGTGGGTGGCGTGTCGGCTTGGCAAAAGGCTGGCTTGCCATTGAAAAAATAG
- a CDS encoding PglL family O-oligosaccharyltransferase, giving the protein MPSIAHISLAFAGLMWVLPFLYYYHAYPLTTFYQEWSAAVLGLCAMPLLMTKRYWLQPQLPLIVLLPIGLLLLGMMQFVLGRVSYFDQILLLALYLLWAALLMMLGQRLREEFGLPALVTALASFLLVGAELNALAGILQHYRWHTFLDAVVTVKISVAVYGNVAQPNHFANYITLGLISLGLLHMRGLLRVRYVALLAMPLLFVLVLSGSRSVWLYLLLMTGMAWLWQRSDKSCLPLLRYTLLLLLGFGLMHGVVQIPWLEGAAGSITTMRRLFGEGTGGSIRLYLWREGWQIFTQFPLLGAGFGQFAWQHFQLGPVLQNTSIVGLYNNAHSLVLQIAAEMGLAGLLILLGMLAMWLIQCGRSQRTVYHWWGYALLGVLAIHSLLEYPLWYAYFLGVAALTLGMLDTTIYRLKLRGMGRLALVAILLLGAFSLVHMLQSYRNLEMLRGLGQGVSKDGYFWRENLTVADVQTPLGPYFDLFRSGRIKGVADYSADKRILNERVMSFAPISLVVYREALLMALSGEQAAAQLQMERAIWSYPDDFQAMCKELSALAQKNPENFAALLEFALQKYEERQHAVHAR; this is encoded by the coding sequence TTGCCCAGTATCGCCCACATTAGCCTGGCATTCGCCGGGTTAATGTGGGTGTTGCCGTTTTTGTATTATTACCATGCCTATCCGCTCACTACGTTTTATCAGGAATGGAGTGCCGCTGTTCTTGGGCTATGCGCCATGCCTTTGCTGATGACAAAACGTTATTGGCTACAACCGCAACTTCCACTCATCGTTTTGTTGCCCATAGGGCTGTTACTGTTAGGCATGATGCAGTTTGTGCTGGGCAGGGTGAGCTACTTTGATCAGATTTTGTTACTCGCTCTGTACTTGCTATGGGCGGCGCTACTCATGATGCTCGGTCAACGCCTGCGTGAGGAATTTGGTTTGCCTGCATTGGTGACAGCGCTGGCTTCATTTCTGCTGGTGGGGGCTGAACTCAATGCTCTGGCCGGCATATTGCAACATTATCGCTGGCATACTTTTTTGGATGCCGTGGTTACCGTCAAGATTTCCGTAGCCGTCTATGGCAATGTGGCTCAGCCCAACCATTTCGCCAACTACATTACACTGGGATTAATCTCATTGGGTTTGCTGCACATGCGCGGCCTGCTACGCGTACGGTATGTTGCGCTGTTGGCCATGCCGCTACTATTTGTTCTGGTATTGAGCGGCTCGCGTAGCGTCTGGTTGTATTTGCTGCTTATGACGGGCATGGCCTGGCTGTGGCAGCGTAGCGATAAGTCTTGTTTACCCCTTTTGCGTTATACCTTGTTGCTGTTGCTGGGCTTCGGTTTGATGCATGGAGTGGTGCAAATTCCTTGGCTGGAAGGAGCGGCTGGTAGTATTACCACGATGCGGCGTCTGTTTGGTGAAGGGACTGGCGGCAGCATCCGGTTGTATTTGTGGCGAGAAGGATGGCAAATATTTACCCAGTTTCCTCTGCTGGGGGCGGGTTTTGGCCAGTTCGCATGGCAACATTTTCAGCTCGGCCCGGTTTTGCAGAACACCAGCATTGTCGGTCTATATAATAATGCGCATTCATTGGTATTGCAGATTGCCGCAGAAATGGGCTTGGCTGGCTTGCTTATCCTGTTGGGTATGCTGGCGATGTGGCTAATTCAATGTGGTCGTTCACAGCGTACCGTTTACCATTGGTGGGGATACGCCTTGCTTGGCGTGTTGGCTATACACAGCCTGTTGGAATATCCGTTATGGTATGCCTATTTTCTTGGGGTGGCGGCGCTTACTCTGGGCATGCTGGATACCACCATTTATCGCTTGAAATTACGCGGTATGGGACGCTTGGCGCTGGTGGCCATACTGTTGTTGGGGGCGTTCTCTTTAGTGCACATGTTGCAGAGCTACCGTAATCTGGAAATGCTAAGGGGACTGGGGCAGGGCGTAAGTAAAGACGGGTATTTTTGGCGTGAGAATTTAACGGTGGCAGATGTGCAAACCCCGCTGGGTCCTTACTTTGATTTGTTCAGGAGTGGCAGGATCAAGGGGGTGGCCGACTATTCCGCTGACAAGCGTATATTGAATGAGAGAGTGATGTCTTTTGCACCGATTAGTTTAGTGGTGTATCGCGAGGCGTTGCTGATGGCGCTGTCCGGTGAGCAGGCGGCGGCACAATTGCAGATGGAACGTGCTATCTGGTCATATCCCGATGATTTCCAGGCGATGTGTAAAGAATTGAGTGCGTTGGCACAGAAAAACCCCGAGAACTTCGCTGCTCTGCTAGAATTTGCCCTCCAAAAATACGAGGAGCGGCAGCATGCAGTTCATGCAAGATAA
- a CDS encoding M48 family metalloprotease: protein MKAIMKYLSVTILTLLCSAAWSFYFEEEFKKILKDGVQKKIEEKSDAATSSALLGLVGISQEEEITIGRQIAGNLLGASALVKDQSLQNYVNNVGRWVANQSERPDLAWHFGVIESSDVNAFAAPGGYIFLTRGLYSLLQNEAELAGVLGHEIGHVIRKHHLKILQKSSLIDLGGKLISKQVGGNDKVQKLIGNGAEIVARSLDKNAEFEADRIAVVLAARAGYDAFALPEVLQQIGHFSKDDGSVALLFKTHPHPDDRLEKLGLAMNARLEDVKGKTLETRFYRIKP, encoded by the coding sequence ATGAAAGCGATAATGAAATACTTGTCGGTTACGATATTGACGCTGCTTTGTAGTGCTGCCTGGAGCTTTTATTTCGAGGAGGAATTCAAGAAAATACTTAAGGATGGCGTGCAAAAAAAGATTGAAGAAAAATCTGACGCCGCAACGAGTAGTGCATTGTTAGGGCTTGTCGGAATTTCGCAGGAAGAAGAAATTACAATAGGGCGACAAATTGCGGGCAACTTGCTGGGTGCATCCGCGCTTGTCAAAGACCAGAGCTTGCAGAATTATGTCAATAATGTCGGGCGTTGGGTGGCAAATCAAAGCGAGCGTCCCGATTTGGCCTGGCATTTCGGTGTGATTGAATCGAGTGATGTCAATGCTTTTGCCGCACCGGGAGGTTATATTTTCCTGACTCGCGGGCTGTATAGCTTATTGCAAAATGAGGCAGAGCTGGCCGGTGTGCTGGGGCACGAAATCGGCCATGTCATCCGTAAGCATCATTTAAAAATTTTACAGAAAAGCAGCCTGATAGATTTGGGCGGAAAATTAATTTCCAAGCAGGTCGGCGGTAATGACAAAGTACAGAAACTGATTGGTAACGGTGCGGAAATTGTGGCACGTTCGCTCGACAAAAATGCTGAGTTTGAGGCTGACCGCATCGCGGTGGTGCTTGCCGCGCGCGCCGGTTATGATGCCTTTGCGTTGCCCGAAGTGCTACAGCAAATAGGTCATTTTTCCAAAGATGACGGCAGTGTGGCACTGCTGTTCAAAACACATCCTCATCCAGATGACCGATTAGAAAAGTTGGGGCTTGCCATGAATGCTCGCTTAGAAGATGTAAAAGGGAAAACGCTGGAGACGCGATTTTATCGCATCAAACCTTAG
- a CDS encoding SH3 domain-containing protein codes for MNSIRLGIVLVALLAMPAFAAETGSVIRSDGIKAEPFRDAKTIATLSVGDKVEIVKKNGGWLQIKSPKGKGWVHMLNIRKGEMRKDSGDISGLLGMASGRAGTGKIVATTGIRGLDEVELQSVKYNETELNLVESYAINRAEAQVFATQGKLVARKFDYLPPPDVSPE; via the coding sequence ATGAATTCGATCAGGTTAGGAATTGTACTAGTCGCTTTACTGGCTATGCCTGCATTTGCCGCTGAAACAGGAAGTGTGATCAGGTCCGATGGAATCAAGGCCGAGCCGTTCCGAGATGCTAAAACAATTGCCACGCTATCGGTTGGCGATAAAGTGGAAATTGTTAAGAAAAATGGCGGTTGGTTACAAATAAAAAGTCCAAAGGGCAAGGGCTGGGTGCATATGTTGAATATTCGAAAAGGTGAAATGCGTAAGGATTCTGGTGATATAAGCGGACTCTTGGGCATGGCGTCGGGGCGTGCAGGAACAGGAAAAATAGTTGCCACTACAGGTATCCGCGGACTTGACGAAGTAGAATTGCAGTCCGTTAAATATAATGAGACCGAACTGAATCTGGTCGAGTCGTATGCGATAAACCGAGCTGAAGCCCAGGTGTTCGCCACTCAAGGGAAGCTGGTTGCGCGTAAGTTCGATTACCTTCCTCCCCCAGATGTCTCCCCAGAATAA